The sequence below is a genomic window from Flavobacterium sediminilitoris.
ATTAAACCAGATTTATCTAAAGAATATTTGCTAGAAAAATCAAAATTTTATATCGATGAGATTAATAAAGTATTTGCAAAATATGATTCTACAGGAAATATAAAAAAGAAAGATTTAAATAATCTAGTTTTAAAAGAAAAAGAAACATTAACAAATACTATTACAGATTTAGAAAATAAGATTTTACAAATGCAACAAGAATTGCAAGAAAAGAAAACATTATTAGCTAATATTGATAGTAAAAATGAAAGTGAATTAAGAGAAATTCAACTAAAAATTGAAGCTAATAATTTCGCAAAACAAAAAATATTAGACTCAATTAATTTAGTAATAAGCGGCATCAATCAATATTTATAATAAACATGAATAAATTCGAACAAGAGAAAAGTACTTTATTAGAGTT
It includes:
- a CDS encoding OmpH family outer membrane protein, whose amino-acid sequence is MSKESFNWKSLFINDSDNSSSKEESKSKPIEKASPSTVQTNKFPEEKIINTTNENFANPFVNEILEVYEKGFESLNLNDFDFFEMYKSVAIVGITNPQSYQMAFTMGKSIKPDLSKEYLLEKSKFYIDEINKVFAKYDSTGNIKKKDLNNLVLKEKETLTNTITDLENKILQMQQELQEKKTLLANIDSKNESELREIQLKIEANNFAKQKILDSINLVISGINQYL